One part of the Pelecanus crispus isolate bPelCri1 chromosome 20, bPelCri1.pri, whole genome shotgun sequence genome encodes these proteins:
- the RPL36 gene encoding large ribosomal subunit protein eL36 has product MAIRYPMAVGLNKGYKVTKNVSKPRQCRRRGRLTKHTKFVRDMIREVCGFAPYERRAMELLKVSKDKRALKFIKKRVGTHIRAKRKREELSNVLAAMRKAAAKKD; this is encoded by the exons ATGGCGATCCGCTACCCCATGGCCGTTGGCCTCAACAAGGGCTACAAGGTGACGAAGAACGTGTCCAAGCCCAGGCAGTGCCGCCGCCGCGGG CGCCTGACCAAACACACCAAATTTGTGCGAGACATGATCAGGGAAGTCTGTGGCTTTGCACCCTATGAGAGACGTGCTATGGAATTGCTGAAAGTTTCCAAAGATAAACGTGCTCTGAAGTTCATAAAGAAACGG GTTGGCACTCACATTCGGGCCAAACGAAAGCGGGAAGAACTCAGCAATGTCCTGGCAGCCATGAGGAAagctgctgcaaagaaggaTTGA